A genomic region of Pseudomonas sp. KU43P contains the following coding sequences:
- the azu gene encoding azurin, with amino-acid sequence MFAKAVAVSLLTLASASVFAAECSVTVDSTDQMSFNTKDIVVDKSCKEFTVNLTHSGNLPKNVMGHNVVISKEADMQPIATDGLAAGIDKNYLKDGDERVIAHTKIIGAGETDKLTFDVSKLAADQKYGFFCSFPGHISMMKGTVTLK; translated from the coding sequence ATGTTTGCGAAAGCTGTAGCGGTATCCCTGCTGACCCTCGCCAGCGCTTCTGTCTTCGCAGCCGAGTGTTCGGTGACTGTCGACTCGACTGACCAGATGTCCTTCAACACCAAGGACATTGTCGTCGACAAGAGCTGCAAGGAATTCACCGTCAACCTGACTCACTCCGGCAACCTGCCGAAGAATGTCATGGGGCACAACGTGGTCATCAGCAAGGAAGCTGACATGCAGCCGATCGCTACAGACGGTCTGGCAGCAGGGATTGACAAGAACTACCTGAAGGACGGTGATGAGCGCGTCATCGCTCATACCAAGATCATTGGCGCTGGTGAGACAGACAAGCTGACTTTCGATGTGTCCAAGCTGGCGGCTGATCAGAAGTACGGCTTCTTCTGCTCGTTCCCTGGCCACATCTCGATGATGAAAGGCACTGTTACCCTCAAGTAA